The Antarcticibacterium sp. 1MA-6-2 genome has a window encoding:
- a CDS encoding GNAT family N-acetyltransferase: MEKEIKHKESDRRGMFYMEDEKGIISELTYARKENGIMVIDHTETRPELEGQGLASRLVKRSVEFAREQNLKVDPLCPFAEVQFDQNQDYKDVRVD; encoded by the coding sequence ATGGAAAAAGAGATAAAACATAAGGAAAGCGACCGAAGAGGTATGTTCTACATGGAGGATGAAAAAGGAATAATATCAGAACTTACCTATGCCCGGAAGGAAAATGGAATTATGGTAATTGATCATACTGAAACCCGCCCGGAACTTGAGGGTCAGGGTCTTGCCTCACGCCTGGTAAAAAGAAGTGTGGAATTTGCCCGGGAGCAAAATTTAAAAGTTGATCCTCTCTGTCCTTTTGCAGAAGTTCAATTTGATCAAAATCAAGATTATAAGGACGTTCGTGTGGATTAA
- a CDS encoding ClpP family protease gives MKDKAGKAQDLIDEQFLKQRKIFLWGEVNDKTAKHVIDRLLYLDAQGDKEIQFFINSPGGYVTDGFAIYDTMQTLKSPVSTICTGLAASMGSILLSGGTKGKRYIQKHAKVMIHQPSGGTRGQASNIEIQATEILKTKELSAKILAENCGQTIEKVLKDFNRDYWMDAEESVSYGIVDAEFKP, from the coding sequence ATGAAAGATAAAGCCGGAAAAGCACAGGACCTTATAGATGAACAATTTCTTAAACAACGGAAAATTTTTCTTTGGGGAGAGGTTAACGATAAAACAGCAAAACACGTAATAGATAGATTACTTTACCTGGACGCTCAGGGTGATAAAGAGATTCAGTTTTTCATAAACAGCCCCGGAGGATATGTAACCGATGGATTTGCCATTTATGATACCATGCAAACCTTAAAAAGTCCAGTATCTACCATTTGTACAGGACTGGCCGCCTCTATGGGATCCATATTGCTTTCCGGAGGAACTAAAGGAAAAAGATATATTCAGAAACACGCTAAGGTGATGATCCACCAACCAAGCGGGGGAACCCGTGGGCAGGCTTCTAATATTGAGATACAGGCAACAGAAATTTTAAAGACCAAAGAACTTAGTGCCAAAATTCTTGCAGAAAATTGCGGGCAAACTATTGAAAAGGTTTTAAAAGATTTTAACAGGGATTACTGGATGGATGCAGAGGAATCTGTTTCCTATGGTATTGTAGATGCAGAATTCAAACCATAA
- a CDS encoding serine hydrolase, with amino-acid sequence MICRLLIILALSYPFEFRAQSPQQDLELVKGLKEITRDFNGTAGVYVYNLKTGKEAAINQDTIFPTASIVKVPILIALFDKINSGELSLNDTLIYRDERVYGGSGLMQFFKDSTQTDLRTLAALMITYSDNVTSIWSQELAGGGEAINKIMEELGLQNTRVNSRTKGREENWEEFGWGQTTPKEMASLLVKMRNRKLVSAAASDEMYRMMTNSFYTDYSLSQIPPYVQTAAKQGMVDRSRSELVMVNAPGGDYVFYVATKENEDASWEYDNESWVLQRKISAYLWNYFEPESKWKPADGSENLVRGLKY; translated from the coding sequence ATGATCTGTAGACTTTTAATTATTTTGGCTTTAAGTTACCCCTTTGAATTCCGGGCTCAATCTCCTCAACAGGATTTGGAACTTGTGAAGGGTTTAAAAGAAATAACCCGTGACTTTAATGGAACAGCAGGAGTATATGTTTACAATTTAAAAACTGGCAAAGAAGCCGCAATAAATCAGGACACTATTTTCCCCACGGCCAGTATAGTTAAAGTTCCAATTCTAATAGCACTATTTGACAAGATCAACAGCGGGGAACTTTCCCTGAACGACACCCTTATCTACCGGGATGAGCGGGTATATGGAGGATCAGGTTTAATGCAGTTTTTTAAGGACAGTACTCAAACAGATCTTCGTACCCTTGCAGCACTTATGATTACTTACAGTGATAATGTCACCTCCATTTGGAGCCAGGAACTGGCAGGTGGAGGAGAGGCAATAAACAAAATTATGGAGGAGCTGGGACTTCAAAATACCCGGGTGAATTCCAGAACGAAGGGCAGAGAAGAGAATTGGGAAGAATTTGGATGGGGACAAACAACTCCTAAAGAAATGGCTTCGTTACTAGTGAAAATGAGGAACAGGAAATTAGTAAGTGCCGCGGCCAGTGACGAAATGTACCGGATGATGACAAATTCTTTTTATACCGATTATTCTCTTTCCCAAATTCCTCCTTACGTACAAACTGCGGCCAAGCAGGGAATGGTAGACAGGTCAAGATCGGAATTAGTGATGGTCAATGCTCCCGGTGGTGATTACGTTTTCTATGTGGCTACAAAAGAAAACGAAGATGCTTCCTGGGAATATGATAATGAAAGCTGGGTCTTACAAAGAAAAATTTCTGCTTACCTTTGGAATTATTTTGAACCTGAATCGAAATGGAAACCTGCTGATGGTTCTGAAAATTTAGTGAGAGGTCTTAAATATTAA
- a CDS encoding lmo0937 family membrane protein, whose protein sequence is MRDLIWLIVVLLVIGWLVGYFAFPDLGSIIHILIVIAVILILYKLLTGRRM, encoded by the coding sequence ATGAGAGATTTAATTTGGCTTATCGTAGTATTATTAGTAATCGGCTGGCTAGTAGGTTACTTTGCTTTTCCAGATTTGGGAAGTATTATTCACATTTTAATTGTGATAGCCGTAATTTTAATTCTGTATAAATTACTGACTGGTAGAAGAATGTAA
- a CDS encoding carboxypeptidase-like regulatory domain-containing protein has product MKKQLLLLIIGAFFSFAAQAQENIPLRGKIIANNLDGSAVHIINKSQQTGTVNSSTGTFVIEVKQNDTLLFSSIQFVNEERVVTKEDLKAGVIEVNLIEDVNELAEVNISNIKLTLI; this is encoded by the coding sequence ATGAAAAAACAGTTACTCCTATTGATTATTGGAGCTTTCTTCTCCTTTGCGGCACAGGCTCAGGAAAATATCCCTTTACGGGGAAAAATCATAGCAAATAATCTCGATGGTTCAGCGGTGCACATTATCAACAAATCTCAACAAACAGGAACTGTGAATTCCTCCACAGGTACCTTTGTAATAGAGGTGAAACAAAATGATACTCTTCTCTTTTCATCTATTCAATTTGTAAATGAAGAACGTGTAGTAACTAAAGAAGACTTAAAAGCTGGTGTTATTGAAGTAAATCTTATTGAGGATGTTAATGAGCTTGCCGAGGTAAATATTAGTAATATAAAACTTACCTTAATATAA
- a CDS encoding N-acetyltransferase, translated as MTIFAENGRMELAFNKILKKDLEIVLPFVHQLGEHQTPLDLLRKRFAEMFDQNYECYGVYNAGEIIGVFGMWFMTRHYAGKSCEVDHVFIDPMYQNKKIGTRIFSFIFDYAAEKDCETIELNSYVHNFRSHKFYMNHDFVIKGYHFLKKL; from the coding sequence ATGACTATTTTCGCAGAAAACGGCAGGATGGAATTGGCATTTAACAAGATTTTAAAGAAAGATCTGGAGATCGTCCTTCCTTTTGTTCACCAGCTGGGGGAGCATCAAACTCCCCTGGATCTACTTCGCAAACGTTTTGCTGAAATGTTTGACCAAAATTACGAATGTTATGGGGTGTATAATGCTGGTGAAATCATAGGAGTTTTTGGCATGTGGTTTATGACACGGCACTATGCTGGAAAATCATGTGAGGTTGATCACGTTTTTATTGATCCTATGTACCAAAATAAAAAAATTGGGACCAGGATCTTTTCCTTTATATTTGATTATGCTGCTGAAAAGGATTGTGAAACAATTGAGCTTAATTCATACGTTCACAACTTTAGATCTCATAAATTTTACATGAATCACGATTTTGTGATCAAGGGTTATCATTTTTTGAAAAAGCTCTAA
- a CDS encoding twin-arginine translocase TatA/TatE family subunit: MIHLPLFISGAEIAFIMFILVMVFGADKIPEIARGLGKGMRTLRDASNDIKNEITKSAEKQGIDSDISKDVRQEISKVKEDIEEITSVKRRF, from the coding sequence ATGATTCATCTTCCTTTATTTATTAGTGGAGCAGAAATTGCCTTTATAATGTTTATACTGGTAATGGTTTTTGGTGCCGATAAAATTCCCGAAATCGCCAGAGGTCTTGGGAAAGGAATGCGCACTTTACGGGATGCTTCCAATGACATCAAAAATGAGATCACCAAAAGTGCCGAAAAACAAGGTATAGATTCTGATATTTCAAAGGATGTTCGGCAGGAAATAAGCAAAGTTAAAGAAGACATTGAAGAAATTACCTCTGTAAAAAGGCGTTTCTAG
- a CDS encoding carboxypeptidase-like regulatory domain-containing protein has product MKKILIFILILFCCKVYSQDKLRVGVDGSIQMPAEDEARGVSVFNLNTNRGTVSNDAGEFRLNVGVNDSIRISAVQFQGFTVVINEGVINSRQLNINVTEVVNELPEVIVSPYDLTGNVQVDIARLPVVNIPDTLNGMQVQNMYFEADAAPNTQDAPYNTALATYQTRLVNGLNFVNLFKALLISSRQEQVQQPSASLEMDVRELYGDEFFKENLNIEIENINEFIYYADENGLEEHMLRKGNELELIDFLVEQSKKYKRQRGRK; this is encoded by the coding sequence ATGAAAAAGATTTTAATTTTTATTTTGATCCTGTTCTGTTGTAAGGTGTATAGTCAGGACAAATTGAGAGTTGGTGTTGACGGGAGTATACAAATGCCAGCCGAAGATGAGGCCAGAGGAGTAAGTGTTTTTAATTTGAATACCAATAGAGGAACTGTCTCCAATGATGCCGGGGAATTCAGGCTTAATGTTGGGGTCAATGATAGCATTCGTATTTCAGCTGTACAATTTCAGGGTTTTACTGTAGTTATTAATGAAGGTGTTATAAATTCAAGACAGTTAAATATTAATGTGACTGAAGTTGTTAATGAACTGCCAGAGGTAATTGTAAGTCCTTATGATCTTACTGGTAATGTACAGGTGGATATTGCACGGCTTCCGGTTGTAAATATTCCCGATACCTTAAATGGTATGCAGGTTCAAAACATGTATTTCGAGGCAGATGCAGCACCAAATACCCAGGACGCTCCATATAATACAGCCCTTGCCACCTATCAAACCAGATTGGTGAATGGATTAAATTTTGTAAACTTGTTTAAAGCTTTGCTTATTTCAAGTAGACAGGAGCAGGTACAACAACCATCGGCTTCTTTGGAAATGGATGTGCGGGAGTTATACGGAGATGAATTTTTCAAGGAAAATTTAAATATTGAAATTGAGAATATTAATGAATTTATTTATTACGCCGATGAGAATGGGCTTGAAGAGCATATGTTACGGAAAGGGAACGAGCTTGAACTAATAGATTTTTTAGTTGAACAAAGTAAAAAATATAAAAGGCAGCGTGGCAGGAAGTAA
- a CDS encoding SDR family oxidoreductase gives MNRMWNLNGCTAVVSGGSKGIGKATVIELLNLGAKVIFTARKEEDIKELENELQKKNFDVKGLVADVSVQKDRDIILEEVRSKWEKLDILVHNAGINIRKKANEYTEEEYRKILEINLFSPFELSRMLYPLLKKSSGGTVINVASVAALQDVGTGTPYAMSKAGLLQQTRSLAVEWAIDGIRVNAVSPWFTETPLTQGYLYQEENIVNILKRTPLKRVAKAGEIANIIAFLAMEKSSYITKPKYSSRWGNDN, from the coding sequence ATGAACAGGATGTGGAATTTAAATGGATGTACTGCTGTAGTAAGTGGGGGAAGCAAGGGAATAGGCAAAGCAACGGTTATTGAGCTGTTAAATTTGGGAGCAAAAGTGATCTTTACAGCCCGGAAGGAAGAGGATATCAAAGAGTTGGAAAATGAACTTCAGAAAAAGAATTTTGATGTGAAAGGTTTGGTTGCCGATGTTTCTGTACAAAAGGATAGAGATATCATTTTAGAAGAAGTAAGGAGCAAATGGGAGAAGCTTGATATTCTCGTTCACAACGCGGGAATCAACATCAGGAAAAAAGCAAATGAGTATACTGAAGAGGAATACCGTAAGATCCTGGAAATAAATCTATTTTCTCCTTTTGAGCTAAGCCGAATGCTTTATCCCTTACTTAAAAAGAGTTCCGGAGGTACAGTTATCAATGTAGCCTCTGTTGCAGCCCTTCAGGATGTTGGAACAGGAACCCCCTATGCTATGTCTAAAGCCGGACTATTACAACAAACCAGAAGTTTGGCTGTAGAATGGGCCATAGATGGAATTAGAGTAAACGCTGTATCTCCATGGTTTACAGAAACGCCATTAACACAGGGATATCTTTACCAAGAAGAAAATATTGTTAATATTCTAAAACGCACTCCTTTAAAGCGGGTTGCAAAAGCCGGGGAAATTGCGAATATTATAGCTTTTCTTGCTATGGAAAAATCTTCCTACATAACTAAGCCAAAATATAGTAGCAGATGGGGGAATGACAATTAA
- a CDS encoding DUF6702 family protein: MQILSRVFIDDFEDVLKDRYDKNIKLGPRLETSGVEEYIEKYLEQKIDVALDGKKVEVKYLGKEFQNDMILFYIEVPGVKPFKEISVKNSVLMDLFEEQKNLVHVVLNGRTRSMVLISDKDMDSIKF, from the coding sequence CTGCAAATCCTTTCCCGGGTTTTTATTGATGACTTTGAAGATGTTTTAAAAGACAGGTATGATAAGAATATTAAACTTGGACCCCGCTTAGAAACTTCGGGTGTAGAGGAGTACATTGAAAAATACCTTGAACAAAAAATTGATGTTGCTTTAGACGGAAAAAAGGTAGAGGTGAAATACCTGGGGAAAGAGTTTCAAAACGATATGATCCTATTTTACATTGAAGTGCCGGGGGTTAAACCATTTAAGGAAATTTCTGTAAAAAATTCCGTTTTAATGGACCTTTTTGAAGAGCAAAAGAACCTTGTCCATGTAGTTCTCAATGGCCGTACCCGAAGTATGGTTTTAATTTCTGACAAGGATATGGACTCTATTAAATTCTAA
- a CDS encoding glutaminase — MDYQKILNTIYEELSHIDLQGEVASYIPELAKVDPRKFGMHLYVGKGEHFCFGDSTEKFSIQSISKVFTLTIAMQLLGENVWERVDVEPSGDPFNSLTQLEYENGIPRNPFINAGALVICDILVSNYEDPKKELLSFVRKITQDENINYDHKIAASEKSTGFRNIALVNYMKALGNIKNDVEPIVDFYFHQCSLAMSCEELAKAFMIYANNGKMLETGEKILSRTKTKRINALMQTCGFYDEAGEFSFEVGLPGKSGVGGGIVAIHPDQYSVAVWNPILNQKGNSELGMAALEKLTTMTGLSIF; from the coding sequence ATGGATTACCAAAAGATCTTAAACACAATTTACGAAGAATTAAGTCACATAGATCTACAGGGAGAAGTTGCCAGTTACATCCCTGAACTCGCCAAAGTTGATCCCCGAAAATTTGGAATGCATCTATATGTTGGAAAAGGAGAACATTTCTGTTTTGGTGACAGTACCGAAAAATTTTCTATACAAAGTATTTCCAAGGTATTTACCTTAACCATAGCCATGCAATTATTGGGAGAGAACGTATGGGAGAGGGTTGATGTGGAACCATCTGGCGATCCTTTCAATTCCCTTACGCAGCTGGAATATGAGAACGGAATTCCCCGAAATCCCTTCATAAACGCAGGAGCTCTGGTAATATGTGACATCCTGGTCTCTAATTACGAGGATCCCAAAAAGGAGTTGCTTTCATTCGTGCGAAAAATAACTCAGGACGAGAATATTAACTACGACCATAAGATAGCAGCTTCAGAAAAATCTACGGGTTTTAGAAATATTGCTTTGGTAAATTATATGAAAGCTTTAGGTAATATAAAAAACGATGTTGAACCCATTGTAGACTTCTATTTTCATCAATGCTCCCTTGCTATGTCCTGCGAAGAATTGGCTAAAGCTTTTATGATCTATGCCAATAACGGAAAAATGTTGGAAACAGGAGAAAAAATCCTTTCCAGAACAAAGACAAAACGTATTAATGCTCTAATGCAAACCTGCGGATTTTATGATGAAGCGGGCGAATTTAGTTTTGAAGTGGGATTGCCGGGGAAAAGTGGAGTTGGCGGGGGTATAGTCGCCATTCATCCCGATCAATACTCGGTGGCGGTATGGAACCCTATTCTTAATCAAAAAGGAAATTCTGAATTAGGTATGGCAGCTTTGGAAAAACTTACCACAATGACAGGATTGTCAATTTTTTAG
- a CDS encoding M1 family metallopeptidase produces the protein MDIELDDKTQQLKGVETITYHNNSPNPLEYLWVQLDQNIRTKDSPALQKDASGIPPVSNPGSFVTQFMEEPFDGGFKIEEVSKDGKALPYTINFTMMRIDLPQPLKPGESYSFKIKWWYQINNHVTDRARSGYEHFPGDGNNVYVIAQFFPRMAVYNDVEGWQNMQFWGNGEFALLFGNYEVNITVPADHILDGTGEIQNRKEVYSREMMNLYEQAKKSFDKPVIIVTQQEAEAAEKGFSEKKKTWKLKAEMVRDFAFTTSRKFVVDMMNTDVMGKNVMAISMYPKEGNPLWEEYSTLAVASTLKTYSHHTFQYPYHKAISVHAKNQGMEYPMICWNYGRPEEDGTYSDRTKFGMISVIIHEVGHNFFPMIVNSDERQWGWMDEGLNTFLQYLAEQKFGKEYPQAIAPNEVYPSRRGIPANIVPYMKGDQNYIAPIMSNPENVYQLGNNAYGKPATALNILRETVMGPDLFDHAFRTYSQRWMFKHPTPEDLFRTMEDASGVDLDWYWRGWFYSTDNVDIGIKEVKKYYVTDKPTKDGIARLKQYGVENPEEVKALFVVEEGSEEYSEEMKGRTPLENVPRLNEYVMDNFTPAERASLKSPKYFYQITFVKPGGLVMLMIVEYTYADGTSEKITYPVQVWRKNDNEISKAVATDKEIVKIVVDPNLETADVDLKNNSWPEEVKVDKFEQFRDSSGN, from the coding sequence ATGGATATTGAGCTTGATGATAAAACCCAGCAATTAAAAGGGGTAGAAACTATAACTTATCATAATAATTCTCCCAATCCGCTGGAATATCTTTGGGTTCAACTGGATCAAAATATACGAACTAAAGATTCGCCTGCCTTGCAAAAAGATGCAAGTGGGATACCTCCGGTTTCCAATCCGGGGAGTTTTGTAACTCAGTTTATGGAGGAGCCTTTTGACGGTGGATTTAAAATTGAAGAAGTAAGTAAGGACGGGAAAGCTCTTCCTTATACCATAAATTTCACAATGATGCGAATAGATCTTCCGCAGCCATTAAAACCGGGAGAGAGTTACTCATTTAAAATTAAATGGTGGTATCAAATTAACAATCACGTTACTGACAGAGCGAGATCGGGTTACGAACATTTTCCTGGAGATGGAAATAATGTTTATGTCATAGCCCAATTCTTTCCCCGCATGGCTGTTTACAATGATGTAGAAGGATGGCAGAATATGCAATTTTGGGGGAACGGTGAATTTGCCCTGCTTTTCGGGAATTATGAAGTAAATATTACTGTTCCCGCAGATCATATTTTAGATGGAACAGGGGAAATCCAGAACAGAAAAGAAGTTTATTCCCGTGAAATGATGAACTTGTATGAACAGGCTAAAAAGTCTTTTGACAAACCTGTTATTATTGTAACCCAGCAAGAAGCTGAAGCAGCTGAAAAAGGTTTTTCAGAAAAAAAGAAGACCTGGAAACTTAAGGCAGAGATGGTGAGAGATTTTGCCTTCACTACATCACGAAAATTTGTCGTTGATATGATGAATACAGATGTGATGGGAAAAAATGTGATGGCTATTTCTATGTATCCTAAAGAAGGAAACCCTCTGTGGGAGGAATATTCTACTCTTGCGGTGGCAAGTACTTTGAAGACCTATTCACATCACACTTTTCAATATCCTTATCATAAAGCAATTTCGGTTCATGCCAAAAATCAGGGGATGGAATATCCAATGATCTGTTGGAATTATGGACGACCCGAGGAAGATGGTACTTACAGTGACAGAACTAAATTTGGAATGATTAGCGTGATTATTCACGAAGTGGGGCATAACTTTTTCCCAATGATCGTAAATAGTGATGAAAGGCAATGGGGATGGATGGACGAAGGACTAAATACTTTCCTCCAGTATCTTGCTGAACAAAAATTTGGTAAAGAATATCCGCAGGCAATTGCGCCAAACGAGGTTTATCCTTCCAGGAGAGGTATTCCTGCCAATATCGTTCCTTATATGAAGGGCGACCAAAATTATATTGCTCCCATCATGAGCAATCCTGAGAATGTTTATCAACTGGGGAACAATGCCTACGGTAAACCTGCTACGGCTCTTAACATCCTGAGGGAAACTGTAATGGGTCCGGATTTATTTGATCATGCGTTCAGGACCTATTCACAACGTTGGATGTTTAAACACCCAACACCCGAGGATCTTTTCAGAACAATGGAAGATGCATCTGGAGTTGATCTTGACTGGTATTGGAGAGGCTGGTTCTACAGTACCGATAATGTGGACATAGGAATTAAGGAGGTTAAAAAATATTATGTAACAGATAAGCCTACAAAGGATGGAATTGCACGATTAAAGCAATATGGAGTTGAAAATCCTGAAGAGGTAAAAGCTCTCTTTGTAGTAGAAGAAGGAAGTGAAGAATATTCTGAAGAAATGAAAGGCAGGACTCCCCTTGAAAATGTCCCCCGGCTTAATGAATATGTGATGGACAATTTTACACCTGCTGAAAGAGCCAGTTTAAAATCTCCAAAGTATTTCTACCAGATCACTTTTGTAAAACCGGGAGGTCTCGTAATGCTTATGATAGTAGAATATACTTATGCTGATGGTACTTCAGAAAAAATTACCTATCCTGTTCAGGTTTGGAGAAAGAATGATAATGAAATAAGTAAGGCAGTAGCTACCGATAAGGAAATAGTAAAAATTGTAGTAGATCCCAATCTTGAAACTGCAGATGTAGATCTTAAAAACAATTCCTGGCCGGAAGAAGTGAAAGTGGACAAATTTGAACAATTTCGGGACAGTTCAGGAAACTAA
- a CDS encoding murein L,D-transpeptidase codes for MMIKKIFLNNYSKSIKGYLLLFILFLLISCKNDSSGSKDSFFSFGSDEVEILGTADIIQQELTTEENLKLLRKDSALAFYKRRNFEPAWQDHDTRENLLKTFDEAEVEGLYAKDYHGEEIRKKLENIQDLDDTEKSRLDIILTDAFLEFGEHLLNGKTNPKNFHEIYDVPRDSLSTLSILEEVVQEKKLEESIEKLRPHHPLYFGLIESSREYKKLKENFKGFEIIPEGEMVKAGEKDQRLPLIQERLKFFGHLNEVDSTNVTNSENIQEALKSFQKENGIEADGIIGNSTIKMLNKGYDKRYEDVLVNLERWRWYPRELGDHYIIVNIANFQLHVVKDNDTVKSHKTMVGTEARKTPIFSEEIDHIVFNPTWTIPPTIKTRDVIPGMRKNSNYLSRKNIEVYDASGSPVSASSINWNGDEAQSYTFRQEPGVTNPLGRVKIMYPNQYLIYLHDTPSKALFERDSRSESSGCVRVEDAIGLAEYLLSDQGQYSSKKIEEIIAKGATKQIEMKQKVKVYHLYWTAWRENGKTRFTEDIYNYDNKILEALKAS; via the coding sequence ATGATGATAAAAAAGATATTTTTAAATAACTATAGTAAAAGCATTAAAGGATACCTGCTGCTTTTTATTTTATTCCTTTTAATATCCTGTAAGAATGACTCCTCCGGGAGTAAGGATTCTTTCTTTTCCTTTGGAAGTGATGAAGTAGAAATTTTGGGAACTGCCGACATTATTCAACAGGAGTTGACTACTGAAGAAAATCTAAAGTTGTTACGCAAAGATTCAGCACTGGCATTTTATAAAAGAAGGAATTTTGAGCCCGCCTGGCAGGATCACGATACACGTGAGAATCTACTAAAAACATTTGATGAAGCTGAAGTTGAAGGTCTTTACGCGAAGGATTACCACGGGGAAGAAATAAGAAAGAAGCTTGAAAATATCCAGGATCTGGATGATACAGAAAAAAGCCGTTTGGATATTATACTTACAGATGCTTTTTTAGAATTTGGAGAACATCTGTTAAATGGTAAAACCAATCCCAAAAACTTTCATGAAATTTATGATGTACCACGGGACTCTCTTAGCACGCTGTCCATCTTAGAAGAAGTGGTACAGGAAAAGAAACTTGAAGAATCAATTGAAAAACTTAGGCCACATCACCCCCTTTATTTTGGGCTCATAGAATCTTCACGAGAGTATAAAAAACTTAAAGAAAATTTTAAAGGCTTTGAAATCATTCCTGAAGGAGAAATGGTCAAAGCAGGTGAAAAAGATCAACGTTTGCCCTTAATCCAGGAGCGTTTGAAATTTTTTGGACATCTTAATGAGGTCGATTCCACTAACGTTACGAATTCTGAAAACATTCAGGAGGCTCTTAAAAGCTTTCAAAAAGAGAATGGAATTGAAGCTGATGGTATTATAGGTAACAGCACCATTAAAATGCTCAACAAAGGTTATGATAAACGATATGAAGATGTACTGGTAAACCTGGAAAGATGGCGTTGGTATCCCCGGGAACTAGGAGATCATTACATTATAGTGAATATAGCTAACTTTCAATTACATGTAGTAAAAGATAACGATACCGTCAAATCTCATAAAACGATGGTTGGTACAGAAGCCAGAAAGACACCAATTTTTTCCGAGGAAATCGATCACATTGTTTTTAATCCCACCTGGACTATTCCTCCTACTATTAAAACGAGAGATGTAATACCCGGAATGAGAAAAAATTCTAATTATTTATCCAGGAAAAATATTGAAGTTTATGATGCGAGCGGTTCGCCAGTAAGTGCTTCCTCTATTAACTGGAACGGCGATGAGGCCCAATCCTATACATTCAGGCAGGAACCAGGGGTTACAAACCCTCTGGGGAGAGTGAAAATTATGTACCCTAACCAGTACTTGATTTATTTACATGACACCCCATCAAAAGCTCTGTTTGAAAGGGATTCAAGATCTGAAAGTTCGGGTTGTGTAAGAGTCGAGGATGCCATAGGCCTTGCTGAATATCTTTTAAGTGATCAGGGCCAATACTCCTCTAAAAAAATAGAAGAGATTATTGCAAAAGGAGCTACAAAGCAAATTGAGATGAAGCAAAAAGTAAAAGTTTATCACTTATACTGGACAGCCTGGAGGGAAAATGGCAAAACCAGATTTACAGAAGATATTTACAATTATGACAATAAGATCCTGGAAGCTTTAAAAGCTTCCTAA